The Mesorhizobium sp. B1-1-8 genome contains a region encoding:
- a CDS encoding VWA domain-containing protein — protein sequence MNEDAAGPDHDPIEGARERRWRLAIGADDESSSALSADDRRLSAALDALYGDGSGDTAADQRKRRGGLGRSAPRVAQWMADIRSFFPEQVVQIVQKDAFERLNLKQMLMEPEFLKAIEADVNLVADLVSLRSAMPDKTRDIARSIITDIVAKLMQRLEQKTAEAIRGALDRSRRTNRPRQRDIDWPRTITANLRHYQPEHKTVVPEKLVGFARRQRRLVDLDEVTLCVDQSGSMASSVVYASIFAAVMASLPVVRTRLVCFDTAIVDLTDELSDPVEVLFGVQLGGGTDINQAVAYCAERIERPTKAHFVLITDLYEGGNGKELLQRLAALVRSGVNVIVLLALTDQGRPGYDPSMAGSVAALGIPVFACTPDLFPDMMAAALRREDIGAWAAGADIKLIRADTEGPKTDA from the coding sequence ATGAATGAGGACGCCGCCGGGCCCGATCACGACCCGATCGAAGGAGCGCGCGAGCGCCGTTGGCGGCTGGCGATCGGCGCGGACGATGAGTCTTCTTCCGCGCTATCGGCGGACGACCGGCGGCTTTCGGCGGCGCTCGATGCGCTCTATGGCGACGGCAGCGGCGACACGGCCGCCGACCAGCGCAAGCGGCGCGGCGGGTTAGGCCGCTCGGCGCCGCGCGTTGCGCAGTGGATGGCCGATATTCGCTCGTTCTTCCCCGAGCAGGTGGTTCAAATCGTGCAGAAGGACGCCTTCGAGCGGCTGAACTTGAAGCAGATGCTGATGGAGCCGGAATTCCTCAAGGCGATCGAGGCCGACGTCAATCTCGTCGCCGATCTGGTCTCGCTGCGCTCGGCAATGCCGGACAAGACTAGGGACATCGCCCGCTCGATCATCACCGACATCGTCGCCAAGCTGATGCAGCGTCTAGAACAGAAGACCGCCGAGGCGATACGCGGCGCGCTCGACCGCTCGCGGCGCACCAACCGGCCGCGGCAACGCGACATCGACTGGCCGCGCACCATCACCGCGAACCTTCGCCACTATCAGCCGGAGCACAAAACCGTCGTGCCGGAAAAGCTGGTCGGTTTCGCGCGCCGCCAGCGCCGGCTGGTCGACCTCGATGAAGTGACGCTCTGCGTCGACCAGTCCGGCTCAATGGCGAGTTCGGTCGTCTATGCCTCGATCTTCGCTGCTGTCATGGCCTCGCTGCCGGTCGTGCGCACCAGGCTCGTCTGCTTCGACACCGCGATCGTCGATTTGACAGACGAGCTCAGCGATCCGGTGGAGGTGCTGTTCGGCGTGCAGCTCGGCGGCGGCACCGACATCAATCAGGCCGTCGCCTATTGCGCCGAGCGCATCGAACGGCCGACCAAGGCGCATTTCGTGCTGATCACCGACCTTTATGAAGGCGGCAATGGCAAGGAACTGCTGCAACGGCTGGCCGCGCTTGTCCGTTCAGGCGTCAATGTGATCGTGCTGTTGGCGCTGACAGACCAGGGTCGGCCGGGCTATGATCCTTCCATGGCCGGTTCGGTTGCGGCATTGGGCATTCCGGTCTTTGCCTGCACGCCGGATCTTTTTCCCGACATGATGGCCGCCGCTCTGCGCCGCGAGGACATCGGCGCCTGGGCGGCCGGCGCCGACATCAAGCTCATCCGTGCCGATACGGAAGGGCCGAAAACGGATGCGTAA
- a CDS encoding DUF5691 domain-containing protein, with translation MNELEQAGLARLRDGWISGGAVFELAPAEWKTVAAAATPDEQERRLLAIAAQALDVALRPAAPRTLKRRPPLPVLALPLLPDRLRPLLRAALKHAADARRKAQVVKLVASRGFVAHPMDWMPATSDQTAPDVYAPWIDWQANSEGQRHGSLDKLTVENWTDFYPAARRVALASMRWSEPAAARLLIELKAPAESADVRLSLVELIRIGLGPADASFLKSLATDRSGKVRELAGRMLAMLGEKGDGGPDLPVNELAGFIEEGKAGFIRRRITYNPAKTKSHAQEQRRAELFELCNLVDLAARFGVSESDFITGWQFGTDNNADILLSRMVAASGSDAVVAHMADMLMAAGGKPALFVLHLMPRLDGRRQRVLIRQIIKDAQFPAALHLAHDIDAGWLDWDDVSNGRFLAVFRSGISANDDPTRRAVEDIAETIGCLATAPAAAKFIDETVAAGLPPASPSLALLRLNAALAENQSVQ, from the coding sequence ATGAACGAGCTCGAGCAGGCAGGACTGGCGCGGCTGCGCGACGGCTGGATCTCGGGCGGCGCGGTTTTCGAACTCGCTCCCGCGGAGTGGAAGACGGTCGCGGCAGCCGCGACCCCGGACGAGCAGGAGCGGCGGCTATTGGCCATCGCCGCGCAGGCGCTCGATGTTGCGCTGCGACCGGCAGCACCCAGGACGCTGAAGCGCCGTCCGCCGCTGCCTGTGCTTGCGCTGCCGCTGCTCCCCGATCGGCTGCGGCCGCTGCTGCGGGCCGCGCTGAAGCATGCAGCCGATGCGAGGCGCAAGGCGCAGGTAGTCAAGCTGGTGGCAAGCCGCGGCTTTGTCGCCCATCCAATGGACTGGATGCCCGCCACATCCGACCAGACCGCCCCCGATGTCTATGCGCCCTGGATCGACTGGCAGGCGAATTCTGAAGGGCAACGGCACGGATCGCTCGACAAGCTGACGGTGGAAAACTGGACCGATTTCTATCCGGCAGCCCGTCGCGTCGCGCTGGCCTCGATGCGCTGGAGCGAACCGGCGGCGGCCAGGCTGCTGATCGAATTAAAGGCGCCGGCCGAATCCGCCGATGTCAGGCTGTCCCTCGTCGAACTTATCCGCATCGGTCTCGGTCCGGCCGATGCGTCGTTTCTGAAAAGTCTTGCCACCGACCGATCCGGCAAGGTCCGCGAACTGGCGGGCCGGATGCTGGCGATGCTGGGCGAAAAGGGCGACGGCGGGCCGGACCTTCCCGTGAACGAACTTGCCGGCTTCATCGAGGAGGGCAAGGCCGGCTTCATCCGCCGTCGGATCACATACAATCCGGCAAAGACGAAGTCGCATGCGCAGGAGCAGCGCCGCGCCGAACTGTTCGAGCTCTGCAACCTGGTCGACCTCGCGGCCCGCTTCGGCGTGAGCGAGTCCGATTTCATAACCGGCTGGCAGTTCGGCACCGACAACAATGCCGACATCCTTCTTTCGCGCATGGTTGCCGCCTCCGGCAGCGATGCCGTGGTCGCGCATATGGCCGACATGCTCATGGCTGCCGGCGGCAAGCCGGCGTTGTTCGTGCTGCATCTGATGCCCCGCCTGGACGGCCGCAGGCAACGTGTCCTCATTCGTCAGATCATCAAGGATGCGCAGTTTCCTGCAGCGCTTCATCTGGCGCATGACATCGACGCCGGCTGGCTGGACTGGGATGACGTTTCGAACGGACGGTTTCTTGCCGTCTTTCGCTCGGGGATCTCCGCCAATGACGATCCCACGCGACGGGCTGTGGAAGACATCGCCGAGACGATAGGTTGCCTGGCAACGGCGCCGGCGGCTGCAAAATTCATCGACGAGACCGTCGCCGCCGGCCTACCACCTGCTTCCCCATCGCTCGCCCTGCTGCGGCTCAACGCAGCGCTGGCCGAAAACCAATCCGTCCAATGA
- a CDS encoding DUF5682 family protein gives MAQGGISYFGIRHHGPGSAESLVKALQELQPVAVLIEGPADASALLPLLASPDMKPPVALLCYPEDEPAATSFWPFAEFSPEYQAALWAVANKAALRFIDLPSAARLAEASPESPTEADATEAEAAQGQVEEVSRIHDPIGTLARAAGYEDGESWWSDIIEQNPAPGPIFAAIADAMTTLRDGETAIGRFEAMREAHMRLEIAAARKEFDGPMAVVCGAWHVPALQAPHTQKNDQAQLKGIGRRKTVMTFAPWTGPRLASGYGYGAGVVAPGWCKHLWRTRGHDEASVLWLAKIATVLRAKGHMISTASLIEAERLARALAAIRERPKPGFEELRDASISALFNGEALLWKMVEAELLLGADVGEIPPDTPLAPLIEDLQRNQKAARLKPEALERELSVDLRSESGLFRSTLLHRLNVLGVSWGRLTDTGRSRGTFRERWMLAWQPEYAVRLVENLIYGPTIEKAANGRLIQAIGAGATLDTLATLVQSAITAALNQASAAGLVALEERAAHSSECLEILASVPPLADIIRYGEARKTETERLGGLLERLIVESSIALPYAARDLDAQAAAALMGAMRKADEAIRLAEPGQDVLDAWRNGLAAVLDSSRSTALVAGCAAHLLYEADRLSAEAAADLLAKRLSPGTPVADASAFFEGFFSAAGQRLIYDEGLRGAVDAWLVSLDEEAFVAHLPLLRRVFSNLDSMERKRLIEAVLGRRASLPSGLTPAPDGGEAWRRHFGLLGKLLSGDPGHE, from the coding sequence GTGGCGCAGGGCGGCATCAGCTATTTCGGCATACGCCATCATGGGCCGGGCTCCGCCGAGAGCCTGGTCAAGGCGCTGCAGGAATTGCAGCCGGTCGCCGTGCTGATCGAGGGGCCGGCCGACGCGTCCGCGCTTTTGCCGCTGCTTGCCAGTCCCGACATGAAGCCGCCGGTGGCGCTGCTCTGCTACCCCGAAGACGAGCCGGCCGCGACGAGCTTCTGGCCCTTCGCCGAATTCTCGCCTGAGTATCAGGCAGCTCTGTGGGCCGTCGCCAACAAGGCGGCGCTGCGCTTCATCGACCTGCCATCGGCGGCGCGTCTGGCCGAGGCTTCGCCTGAAAGTCCGACGGAGGCCGATGCCACTGAGGCAGAGGCCGCTCAAGGGCAGGTCGAAGAGGTCTCGCGGATCCATGATCCGATCGGCACCTTGGCGCGCGCAGCCGGCTATGAAGATGGCGAAAGCTGGTGGTCGGACATCATCGAGCAGAACCCGGCACCCGGCCCGATCTTCGCGGCCATCGCCGACGCCATGACGACGCTGCGCGACGGCGAGACCGCGATCGGCAGGTTCGAGGCGATGCGCGAGGCGCATATGCGGTTGGAGATCGCCGCCGCGCGAAAGGAGTTCGACGGACCGATGGCGGTCGTCTGCGGGGCATGGCATGTGCCGGCCCTGCAGGCACCGCATACGCAGAAGAACGACCAGGCGCAGCTCAAGGGCATCGGCCGGCGAAAGACCGTGATGACCTTCGCGCCATGGACAGGGCCGCGCCTGGCGTCGGGCTATGGTTATGGCGCCGGCGTTGTCGCGCCCGGCTGGTGCAAACATCTGTGGCGGACGCGCGGACACGATGAGGCCTCGGTCCTGTGGCTGGCGAAAATTGCCACGGTGCTCAGGGCCAAAGGCCATATGATATCGACCGCCTCGCTGATCGAGGCGGAGCGTCTGGCGCGGGCGCTCGCGGCCATTCGCGAACGGCCGAAGCCGGGCTTCGAGGAACTGCGCGACGCTTCGATCTCCGCCCTGTTCAACGGCGAGGCGCTGCTGTGGAAGATGGTCGAGGCCGAATTGCTGCTGGGCGCCGATGTCGGCGAGATTCCGCCTGACACGCCGCTGGCGCCGCTGATCGAGGACCTGCAGCGCAACCAGAAGGCGGCCCGGCTGAAACCCGAGGCTTTGGAGCGCGAGCTTTCCGTCGACCTGCGCAGCGAGAGCGGACTGTTCCGATCGACGTTGCTGCATCGCCTCAACGTGCTCGGCGTAAGCTGGGGCAGGCTGACCGACACCGGACGCAGCCGCGGCACTTTCCGCGAGCGCTGGATGCTGGCCTGGCAGCCGGAATATGCCGTCCGCCTGGTCGAGAACCTGATCTACGGGCCGACCATCGAGAAGGCCGCCAATGGCCGGCTGATCCAGGCGATCGGCGCCGGCGCGACGCTCGACACCCTCGCCACGCTGGTCCAGAGCGCCATCACCGCGGCGTTGAACCAAGCATCGGCGGCCGGTCTCGTCGCCCTGGAAGAGCGCGCGGCGCATAGCAGCGAATGCCTGGAGATCCTGGCCTCGGTGCCGCCGCTCGCAGACATCATCCGCTATGGCGAGGCGCGCAAGACCGAGACGGAGCGGCTCGGCGGTCTGCTGGAGCGGCTGATCGTCGAGTCCTCGATCGCGCTGCCTTACGCGGCGCGCGATCTCGATGCGCAAGCCGCCGCGGCGCTGATGGGCGCGATGCGCAAGGCTGATGAGGCGATCAGGCTGGCGGAGCCGGGCCAGGACGTTCTGGACGCCTGGCGCAACGGTTTGGCGGCAGTGCTGGACTCCTCGCGCTCGACAGCACTTGTCGCCGGCTGCGCCGCGCATCTGCTCTACGAGGCCGACCGGTTGTCCGCTGAAGCCGCGGCTGACCTTTTGGCAAAGCGCCTGTCGCCCGGAACGCCGGTTGCCGATGCGTCCGCCTTCTTCGAAGGCTTCTTCAGCGCCGCCGGCCAACGCCTGATCTATGACGAGGGTCTGCGCGGCGCGGTCGATGCCTGGCTGGTATCCCTCGACGAAGAGGCTTTCGTGGCGCATCTGCCTTTGCTGCGTCGCGTCTTTTCCAACCTCGACAGCATGGAGCGCAAGCGCCTGATCGAAGCCGTGCTCGGCCGAAGGGCAAGTCTGCCTTCCGGGCTGACGCCGGCGCCGGACGGCGGCGAAGCCTGGCGCCGGCATTTCGGGCTTCTCGGAAAGCTTCTTTCAGGGGACCCTGGCCATGAATGA
- a CDS encoding protein-L-isoaspartate(D-aspartate) O-methyltransferase, whose protein sequence is MSDLSLARGRMVDIQIAQRGVEDVQVLDAMRQVPREAFVDPDFEEFAYEDSPLPIGKGQTISQPYMVAYMIEAAEIEPGDRVLEVGTGSGYAAAVISRIAGRVYTIERHAALAETARQRFERLGYDNIEVRAGDGTKGWRDAAPFDAILVAAAGPGAPLALQEQLDVGGRLVIPVGKEADGQRLLKVTRTGATTYEEEDLGGVQFVPLIGEQGWAEQPRPRHDRPAIITPRARGRSLPEMIAAAAEPLPDFGDLAFGELFDRFANRRVVLLGEASHGTSEFYRARAAITRRLIEKHGFTIVAVEADWPDAAAVDRYVRHRQLRAAAEPPFQRFPTWMWRNTDVEAFVGWMRDHNEGIDEADRRAGFYGLDIYNMSASIAAVLRYLDQVDPEAAAAARQRYGCLTPWQKEPSTYGRAVLSAGYRKCEQAVLEQCRDLLARQLDYARQDGTDFLDAAQNARLVAAAERYYRIMYYGGAESWNLRDTHMFETLEHLLEARGPDSKAVVWAHNSHIGDARFTEMGTIREELNIGQLCRERFGEQAALIGFGTDSGTVAAASDWDEPMQVMRVRPSHADSYERLCHDSGVSRFLLDMDRDAALRHRLLERRLERFIGVIYRPETELRSHYADVSLPRQFDAFVWFDKTKAVTPLGPEHARTGVPETYPFGL, encoded by the coding sequence ATGTCCGATCTTTCCTTAGCGCGCGGCAGGATGGTCGATATCCAGATCGCACAGCGCGGCGTCGAGGATGTCCAGGTGCTGGATGCCATGCGCCAGGTTCCTCGCGAGGCTTTCGTCGATCCCGATTTCGAGGAATTTGCCTACGAGGACTCGCCGCTGCCGATCGGCAAGGGCCAGACGATTTCGCAGCCCTATATGGTCGCCTACATGATCGAGGCGGCCGAGATCGAGCCCGGCGACCGCGTGCTCGAAGTCGGCACCGGCTCGGGCTATGCGGCGGCGGTGATCAGCCGCATCGCCGGACGCGTCTACACGATCGAGCGCCATGCGGCGCTCGCCGAGACCGCCCGGCAGCGGTTCGAACGGCTGGGCTACGACAATATCGAGGTCCGCGCCGGCGACGGCACCAAGGGCTGGCGCGACGCGGCGCCGTTCGACGCCATTTTAGTGGCCGCCGCCGGCCCTGGCGCGCCGCTGGCGCTGCAGGAGCAGCTCGATGTCGGCGGCCGCCTGGTGATACCGGTCGGCAAGGAGGCTGACGGCCAGCGGCTGCTCAAGGTGACGCGGACCGGCGCGACGACCTATGAGGAGGAAGACCTCGGCGGCGTGCAATTCGTTCCGCTCATCGGCGAACAAGGCTGGGCGGAACAGCCTCGGCCGCGCCACGACCGGCCGGCGATCATTACCCCGCGGGCACGTGGACGAAGCCTGCCCGAAATGATCGCCGCAGCAGCCGAACCATTGCCCGACTTCGGCGATCTGGCCTTCGGCGAATTGTTCGACCGCTTTGCCAATCGGCGCGTCGTGCTTCTCGGCGAGGCCAGCCACGGCACGTCCGAATTCTATCGGGCGCGCGCGGCGATCACACGCCGGCTTATCGAAAAACACGGCTTCACCATCGTTGCCGTGGAAGCGGACTGGCCGGATGCCGCGGCCGTCGACCGCTACGTGCGTCATCGGCAGCTGCGCGCGGCAGCCGAGCCGCCGTTCCAGCGCTTTCCGACCTGGATGTGGCGCAACACCGATGTCGAAGCCTTTGTCGGCTGGATGCGGGATCACAACGAAGGCATCGACGAAGCCGACCGGCGGGCCGGCTTCTACGGTCTCGACATCTACAACATGAGCGCATCGATCGCGGCCGTGCTGCGCTATCTCGATCAGGTCGACCCAGAAGCGGCGGCCGCCGCGCGGCAACGCTATGGTTGCCTGACGCCGTGGCAGAAGGAGCCTTCGACCTACGGCCGCGCCGTACTCAGCGCCGGCTATCGCAAATGCGAGCAGGCGGTTCTGGAGCAATGCCGCGACCTGCTTGCCAGGCAGTTGGACTATGCCCGCCAGGACGGCACCGATTTCCTCGACGCAGCACAGAATGCAAGGCTGGTCGCCGCGGCCGAGCGCTACTATCGCATCATGTATTACGGCGGAGCGGAGTCTTGGAACCTCCGCGACACGCATATGTTCGAAACACTCGAACATCTGCTCGAGGCGCGCGGCCCGGACTCAAAGGCGGTTGTCTGGGCTCACAACTCGCATATCGGCGACGCCCGCTTCACCGAGATGGGAACGATAAGAGAGGAACTGAACATCGGCCAGCTCTGCCGCGAGCGCTTCGGCGAGCAGGCGGCACTGATCGGCTTCGGCACCGATTCCGGAACGGTGGCCGCGGCTTCGGATTGGGACGAGCCGATGCAGGTCATGCGGGTGCGCCCCTCGCATGCGGACAGCTATGAACGGCTCTGCCACGACAGCGGCGTGTCGCGCTTCCTGCTCGATATGGACCGCGACGCCGCGCTGCGGCATCGCCTGCTGGAGCGGCGGCTGGAGCGCTTCATCGGCGTGATCTACAGGCCGGAAACCGAACTGCGCAGCCACTATGCCGATGTCTCGCTGCCGCGACAGTTCGACGCCTTCGTCTGGTTCGACAAGACCAAAGCGGTGACGCCGCTTGGGCCGGAACATGCCAGGACCGGCGTGCCCGAAACCTATCCGTTCGGACTTTGA
- a CDS encoding ATP-binding protein → MNAAIRLPVEEVYTSELQALARGDDRQRPAGWSLSPKAVLTYLMGGKAADGTLISPKYVGRRQLMETAVATLATDRALLLLGVPGTAKSWVSEHLAGAIMGNSTLIVQCTAGTDENQIRYGWNYAQLLAKGPSQEALVPTPLYRAMQDGKLCRLEELTRMGSDVQDTLITVLSEKMMPVPELNTSIYARRGFNIIATANNRDKGVNELSSALKRRFNVVVLPLPEDMNEEVSIVSRRVGEMAGGLDLPVPKNVGEEIARVLTIFRELRSGATADGKVTLKTPSGSLSTAEAIATMVSGLSQAAWFDGGKLHAEGLAPSLVGAIVKDPVQDKVVLEEYLETVLKKRPDYAGYYAALNAAI, encoded by the coding sequence ATGAACGCAGCCATCCGCCTTCCGGTCGAAGAGGTCTATACGTCCGAACTGCAGGCGCTGGCGCGCGGCGACGACCGCCAGAGGCCCGCCGGCTGGAGCCTCTCGCCCAAGGCCGTGCTGACCTATCTGATGGGCGGCAAGGCCGCCGACGGCACGCTTATTTCACCAAAATATGTCGGCCGCCGGCAATTGATGGAAACCGCGGTCGCCACCTTGGCCACCGACCGGGCGCTGCTTCTGCTCGGCGTCCCGGGAACGGCGAAATCCTGGGTGTCGGAACATCTCGCCGGCGCCATCATGGGCAACTCGACGCTGATCGTCCAATGCACCGCCGGCACCGACGAGAACCAGATCCGCTATGGCTGGAACTATGCCCAGCTCCTGGCGAAAGGCCCGAGCCAGGAAGCACTGGTGCCGACGCCGCTCTACCGGGCCATGCAGGACGGCAAGCTCTGCCGCCTGGAGGAACTGACGCGCATGGGCTCCGACGTTCAGGATACGCTGATCACCGTGCTGTCGGAAAAGATGATGCCGGTGCCTGAACTGAACACCTCGATCTACGCCCGGCGCGGCTTCAACATCATCGCCACGGCGAACAATCGCGACAAGGGCGTCAACGAGCTCTCCTCGGCGCTGAAGCGGCGCTTCAATGTCGTGGTCCTTCCTCTGCCGGAGGACATGAACGAAGAGGTCTCGATCGTCTCCCGGCGCGTCGGCGAGATGGCCGGCGGCCTGGACCTGCCGGTGCCGAAGAACGTCGGCGAGGAGATCGCCCGCGTGCTCACCATCTTCCGCGAATTGCGCTCCGGCGCCACCGCCGACGGCAAGGTGACGCTGAAGACGCCGTCGGGCTCGCTCTCCACCGCCGAGGCGATCGCCACGATGGTCAGCGGCCTCAGCCAGGCGGCGTGGTTCGACGGCGGCAAGCTCCACGCAGAAGGCCTGGCGCCGAGCCTCGTCGGCGCCATCGTCAAGGATCCTGTCCAGGACAAGGTGGTGCTGGAGGAATATCTGGAAACGGTGCTGAAGAAGCGTCCGGACTATGCCGGCTATTACGCGGCGCTGAACGCGGCCATCTGA
- the fba gene encoding class II fructose-bisphosphate aldolase (catalyzes the reversible aldol condensation of dihydroxyacetonephosphate and glyceraldehyde 3-phosphate in the Calvin cycle, glycolysis, and/or gluconeogenesis) produces the protein MARITLRQLLDHAAEHGYGVPAFNMNNMEQGLAIMEAAEETKSPVILQASRGARAYANDVVLAKLIDALVEIHPDIPVCMHLDHGNNEATCVTAIQHGFTSVMMDGSLKEDGKTPADYAYNSGITRRVVDMAHWGGVSVEGEIGVLGSLESGGGEQEDGHGVEGAISHDQLLTDPVQAEQFVRDTRVDALAVAMGTSHGAYKFSRKPDGAVLAMNVIEEIHRRLPNMHLVMHGSSSVPEELQEIINKYGGQMKPTWGVPVEEIQRGIKHGVRKINIDTDNRMALTGAIRKVLTENPSEFDPRKYLTPAMTAMKTLCKERFEQFGTAGNAPKIKSLPLSEMAKRYKSGGLDPKFG, from the coding sequence TTGGCTCGCATCACGCTCAGACAATTGCTCGACCATGCCGCCGAACACGGCTATGGCGTGCCTGCCTTCAACATGAACAATATGGAACAGGGGCTCGCCATCATGGAGGCGGCCGAGGAGACCAAGTCGCCCGTCATCCTGCAGGCCAGCCGCGGCGCACGCGCCTATGCCAATGACGTGGTGCTGGCCAAGCTGATCGACGCGCTGGTCGAAATCCACCCCGACATCCCGGTCTGCATGCATCTCGACCACGGCAACAACGAAGCGACCTGCGTCACCGCGATCCAGCACGGCTTCACCTCGGTAATGATGGACGGCTCGCTGAAGGAGGACGGCAAGACGCCGGCCGACTATGCCTATAATTCCGGCATCACGCGCCGCGTCGTCGACATGGCGCATTGGGGCGGCGTCTCGGTGGAAGGCGAGATCGGCGTGCTCGGCTCGCTGGAGAGCGGCGGCGGCGAGCAGGAAGACGGCCACGGCGTCGAAGGCGCGATCAGCCACGACCAGTTGCTGACCGATCCGGTGCAGGCCGAGCAGTTCGTGCGCGACACCCGTGTCGATGCGCTTGCCGTCGCCATGGGCACCAGCCACGGCGCCTACAAGTTCTCCCGCAAGCCCGATGGCGCGGTGCTCGCCATGAACGTCATCGAGGAGATCCATCGCCGCCTGCCGAACATGCATCTGGTCATGCACGGCTCGTCCTCGGTGCCGGAAGAGCTGCAGGAGATCATCAACAAGTATGGCGGCCAGATGAAACCGACCTGGGGCGTGCCGGTCGAGGAGATCCAGCGCGGCATCAAGCACGGCGTGCGCAAGATCAACATCGATACCGACAACCGCATGGCGCTGACCGGCGCAATCCGCAAGGTGCTGACCGAGAACCCTTCGGAGTTCGACCCGCGCAAATATCTGACGCCGGCCATGACGGCGATGAAGACGCTCTGCAAGGAGCGGTTCGAGCAGTTCGGCACCGCCGGCAACGCGCCGAAAATCAAGTCGCTGCCACTGTCGGAAATGGCCAAGCGCTACAAGTCTGGCGGCCTCGACCCGAAGTTCGGCTGA
- a CDS encoding MgtC/SapB family protein — MFEPLCCDMPLHPTWPDLVGRLLLTLLAGFLIGLNREARGHTAGLRTTILVGLAACVAMVQANMLLDVSGKGPDSFVRMDVMRLALGVLTGVGFIGGGAILRRGDLVTGVTTAATMWIMTMIGLAFGGGQFGLGAIATVLTLVTLQALKWVDLNIPRKHKAMLAISWPKGSPPDLGQLVRPLKYDARFVCMEHNAAQDRFVFSYRLEWKQPDAKEPSTEVLTVVGQHFEVERFEIVGEKAP, encoded by the coding sequence ATGTTTGAACCGCTCTGCTGCGATATGCCGCTACATCCGACCTGGCCCGATCTCGTCGGGCGGCTGCTGTTGACCTTGCTTGCAGGCTTCCTGATCGGTCTCAACCGCGAGGCGCGCGGCCATACCGCTGGGCTGCGGACGACCATCCTGGTCGGCCTTGCGGCCTGCGTCGCAATGGTGCAGGCCAACATGCTGCTCGATGTATCCGGCAAGGGCCCGGACTCCTTCGTGCGCATGGACGTGATGCGGCTTGCACTCGGCGTGCTCACCGGCGTCGGCTTCATCGGCGGCGGCGCCATCCTGCGGCGCGGCGATCTCGTCACCGGCGTGACGACAGCCGCAACGATGTGGATAATGACGATGATCGGGCTCGCCTTTGGCGGCGGCCAGTTCGGCCTCGGCGCGATCGCGACGGTGCTGACCCTGGTGACGCTCCAGGCCCTGAAATGGGTCGATCTCAATATCCCGCGTAAACATAAGGCGATGCTTGCGATCTCCTGGCCGAAGGGATCGCCGCCCGATCTCGGGCAGTTGGTGCGGCCGCTGAAGTATGACGCGCGCTTCGTCTGCATGGAGCATAACGCCGCCCAGGACCGTTTCGTGTTTTCTTACAGGCTGGAATGGAAGCAGCCCGATGCGAAAGAGCCGTCGACCGAGGTGCTGACGGTGGTTGGCCAGCACTTCGAGGTCGAACGGTTCGAGATCGTCGGCGAGAAGGCGCCCTGA
- a CDS encoding peptide ABC transporter permease, with amino-acid sequence MSKDRKGEGPVFSGQDARQGEIILRTRARRIIFIAGLVGIVVLALVLSLAIR; translated from the coding sequence ATGAGCAAGGACCGCAAAGGCGAGGGTCCGGTCTTTTCCGGACAGGACGCCCGGCAGGGCGAAATCATCCTGCGCACGCGCGCCCGCCGCATCATCTTCATCGCCGGGCTCGTCGGCATCGTCGTGCTGGCGCTGGTGCTGAGCCTCGCCATCCGCTAG